One genomic segment of Ricinus communis isolate WT05 ecotype wild-type chromosome 5, ASM1957865v1, whole genome shotgun sequence includes these proteins:
- the LOC8259222 gene encoding uncharacterized protein LOC8259222, which produces MSWLESIYSIFEDKVEAMRLEVDGIMWQQQDGFEYVGNRLQMVGTSVKQFCSDFVQEVLPQCSENSAEAFESSLGQNTDGANILPKECIEEGQLEKEPCNANLLHQSLPKDPEKGACYFCVQDIVDLNNWIEDPYEERLIQLEMSDSVTSDKKNLSSSVLSTTLDDLLASSYYEENRLQVEMSNCVTSDKEDTSFSVLSPTSSDPLESSFCPKMVPSGFPSSDSVSSFHSFESDVLDFEDISSGAPVESIGKSDNSIDDITYVGSFHKIELDESCVIVESSESSYDFHEAATFRSYKEKLNASSGKEGAAKQDDDTRPDSESSQQEKEGPVSSSATASDDELCECDWEIV; this is translated from the exons ATGTCTTGGTTGGAAAGTATATACAGCATATTTGAAGATAAAGTTGAAGCTATGCGCTTAGAGGTGGATGGTATCATGTGGCAGCAGCAG GACGGATTTGAATATGTGGGAAACAGGTTGCAAATGGTTGGTACCAGTGTCAAGCAATTTTGCTCAGATTTTGTGCAAGAGGTTCTTCCTCAATGTTCTGAGAATTCAGCGGAAGCTTTTGAATCTTCTTTAGGTCAAAATACTGATGGGGCCAATATATTGCCAAAGGAATGCATCGAGGAAGGCCAGTTGGAGAAAGAACCTTGCAATGCGAATCTGTTGCACCAGTCATTGCCTAAGGATCCTGAAAAAGGTGCTTGTTATTTTTGTGTGCAAGATATTGTAGACCTTAACAATTGGATTGAGGATCCTTATGAAGAAAGGCTAATTCAGCTTGAGATGTCTGATAGTGTCACTTCAGACAAGAAAAATTTAAGCTCGTCAGTATTGTCCACAACCTTGGATGACCTACTAGCCAGTAGCTACTATGAGGAAAATCGACTTCAGGTTGAGATGTCCAATTGTGTCACTTCAGACAAGGAAGATACAAGTTTTTCAGTATTGTCTCCAACTTCAAGTGACCCACTAGAGAGTAGCTTTTGCCCAAAAATGGTCCCTTCAGGTTTTCCATCTTCAGATTCTGTTAGCTCTTTTCACTCCTTTGAAAGTGATGTTTTGGATTTTGAAGATATTTCTAGTGGTGCTCCAGTTGAATCAATTG GAAAATCAGACAACAGTATTGATGATATTACCTATGTGGGGTCATTTCATAAGATAGAGCTTGATGAAAGTTGCGTTATCGTAGAGAGTAGCGAGTCTTCTTATGATTTTCATGAAGCAGCAACATTCAGGTCTTACAAG gAAAAACTCAATGCTTCCTCTGGAAAAGAGGGGGCAGCAAAGCAGGATGATGATACTCGTCCAGATTCTGAATCCTCTCAGCAGGAAAAGGAAGGTCCTGTGTCATCAAGTGCAACGGCATCAGATGATGAATTATGCGAATGTGATTGGGAGATTGTCTAG